The genomic stretch ttaacaaaattctttacccggatttctgtgtttgcagaccataaataagagtcaacttcctcgattcggaattttaaaccggtgacttgggacaccataaattatcccatgtggcgactctgatttaatATGaataatcatgtttcgattgtcacttaaattggaaaaaactcccttataccctttttggggtagtaaaaggaggtgtgacacatagcatttgcacccaaatgttcataggtgagtcagcttgggcttccttccattcaacaattcatagggggttttgttcagaagtgatctgatcatgcacctgttcaccaagtagcaggcagtgttgacaacttcagcccagaagttctttgcaattccaaTGTTGattagcattgttcttgccatctcTTCCAGAGTTTTGTTCTTCCTTTCTACTATtccattttgctggggagttctaggagctgagaagttgtgagtgatgctattttcattgcagaactcatcaaatttgacattgtcaaattctgtcccatgatctgatctaatgcatgcgGCTCTAGACTACATCTTCgcttggattttcttcacaaaagcCACAAACACTTCAACGGTTTCATCTTTAGTTCTGAGAAACAAAGTCCAacgaatctggagtagtcatccactatcacaaaaatgtatatttttcctcctctgctttgcactctcataggaccacatagatccatatgcagaagctctagtggctttgaggtgctcacatcccTTATAGACTTAAAGGAGGACTTCACATGGTTTCCTCTAGCACAGGCATCACAGACCTTTTGCACCTCTAATCTTGACAAGGGCAGACCATGGActaggtccttctgaattagtttgttcataAGAGAAAAACTTGTGTGGCCCAGTCTTCTAtgccatagttcagcatcatcatcaacaggtttcagacaactcagatcaccactttgtaaggactcgaaatcagcaacatagatgttcttgtatcttttggccacaagtaccacttcaccagttaccagaTCAGTGGttgtacatattttggacaagaattccaccttgtttcttTTATCACATATTTGGGAGGCACTCATGAGACTATACTTaaggccattgacatagtacacatttttaatagaatgagtgagtgacttcccgacttttccaactccaagaatgtacccttttttcccattgccaaaggatacactccctccttgtagggcttttagtgaaagaaagtccatggtattcccagtcatgtgctttgagcacccagtatccatgaaccattgttgaccgcttcctttcactgttccctgcacaaggaGATTAAGAGTTAGTTTAAGGAACCCAAGCAACTTTGGGTCCAttgtagtaggcaagaggatgaataagatcTCTCTTAGTCCGTGCAAGTTATGTGCGttttttgtgagtggaacctggtccctccTTTGTAGTCATCTTTTCAGCAAAAACATTGTTTTTATGAACAGATTGATCCTTGTCCAGGCAATTTTTCTTGAAGTGCACATTGTTCCCACATTGGGTACAAGGCCAGTTATTAGAGACAGTGATGtacttgctgtgagggttgtaaggggttttctccctttggaaccctattccctgcctgtttccaccATTATTAGTATGCATGGTAGTGTTggcttctgaggaccaggtccactttaagAACATTTCAAGATCAGTTTTTACTCTTTCCAGATCAGTTTggagatttttttttcaatttcagcaCATATCCTAGTTCTCGCAACTTTCAACTCAGTTTCAAGCCTAATGTATTCCACACTagctatctcttttccttttccagaaTTTCCAGGTTTTTATTTAGTCCCTGGTCTCTCTATTGATTCCCTTAGGTCTGAAATTACTATCATGAAATCACTTCTTTCCTTTTTGAGTTTTTCAGTGGTTTCCTTATGGTCAATAATTACAGCCACTAagtcatctctagtttgttcagtTTCTCCTAGTTCTACggtcaaggaatacctatcctctacaagactatgataggcatcaatcaatacactagctaaagccatgagtttcttaggagactagtatttcagatttctctaaacatccctgaaatttacctccttgttgtcatcgtcttcatcatcatctgattgggccatcaaagcaaaGGTTGTGCCATATCCATTTTCCTTACCTTCAGACTCACAAGAGGAATCTCACCATGCTGCAAGAGCCTGTTTCATCACATTGTCAGCAGATATTTTTCTTTTGAAGTCCTTGAAAGGAACTGGGTTCCTCTTAACTGCCTTTTCAGGGTTGTTCTTGGAAaattcttgcttcaagagaggacaGTCTCTGATGAAGTgtccaggctttccacacttatgacagAGATCATAGTTTTTTAGTTTGCTTGAGCTACCCATTTTTAGTATTTCTCtatttcttctgaccatcttctgaaacctTTTGGTCAAGTTCATCACTTGAGTCATTGatatcagctttgagtaccaggttcttttctttctttggttctcttctttcactatttatcttcttcttcatctcgtaggtcttcTAATTTCCAATAAGCTCTTCTGTGGTCAGCTCCTGCAAATCCTTTGATTCAGTAATAacattcaccttgctttcccatGGGCTAGGTAGAGTACTGAggattttcctcactagcttgttTCTAAGAACAGTTTCgccaagtgagtgtaactcatttatgatggaagtgaatcttgtgtgcatatcttgaatagattcattgtccttcatcctgaagagttcatactcgATAGTGAGCATATCGATCTTAGACTGTTTTACTTGGGTAGTTCCCTCATGAGCTATTTGCAAAGCTTCCTATATCTCCTTGGCAGTGTCGCAGGCAGAGATTCAATTGTATTCTTCAAGTCCTATTCCACATACCAGAATCTTCTTGGCATGAAAATTCTTCTCTACTGCCTTTTTTGTCTGCATCAATGTATTCTTTACTAGTTTTTGCCATTGAAAATGGAAATTCTTCCAGTACCTTTCTTGGAACATAAGGGCCATCGTATATGATATCCCATAACTCAAAATCCTCAGCCATGAtgaaatcatgcattcttgttttccaccacccatagtattgtccattgaacctgGATGGTCcgtatgtagattgaccttcttcaaaatttggtggagcatccataaggatccttcctaggtgttagcctgataggaggaacctgctctgataccaattattaatttgtatgagtccaccaaatagtatagtacctggtcctctacgagattctgctgagaatgctaatgaATTGTAAGTAAATgaaacacgggatttttacgtgaaaaaatacCACACAAGGGGAccaaaaaatcacgacctacaccagtaggctttcaacttcactaacttgtaaaaacctattacaagccactttgtaatgactccattacaaagaatttaactcaactaacttgtggtactcttaccacaagccactttgtgactccctagttacaaagacttttactaacttgtgatgctctcaccacaagccactttgtcactctacagttacaaaggcttttgcttatgactaaacctagtcacaacataaactcaaggagtttacagattttacaagaggattcctaatcaacgcttctaggtaagcaatttaggagatacaataagtacaatcacaaagttacaactcaactaaggacaacaacatgctaactttaggaactggtccgtagttgcgttcaactttgttcttcaagctcatgaggatttctctatttttgcaaaatgctTGAATAAGAAACTGAAACTTTTAAGTGATGTTTTAATATAGACTCATTGTTGGTACACCTTGAttacatcacttgaaatgatgtgagcactttGGTTGGTTAAGGAATGAGTGGACGCTGGTGCcagtgcagtgcggcagaaacaATGCAGGCAGTCACTTCATTTCTagttgtgtccaattgactttatACTGCTAcgagggaaccacaagggtatcaggtccttaTTTAgtttcctagctcctgaagctgtagcagttcacctttagctggaatccgttatATGCAGTGTAGTCCAAAtgagtcaggttccctatctattccttgacattaagtttgttagatcatccaAATACaaggcaaagatattgaaaacctatcaCATAAAAATTCCATTTCAGAAACAAGAAATAGTTTTCAGTCTCATCATGTTTTTTATAGTATAATACAATTGACAATTtagtaataagctcggtaaccactgtataatatcaatattcataTTTGGGAGGTTTCAGTGAATGGATctgtaatcggtataactgtggaagtcaaatataacggtagtccctactcgagggaaatcaGTAACattatgctagttctaccttcccactagcgagtgTTGTAATGATAATTTGTAATTACAAGGTGCATCAGGTCTAACGAACCcaccgttagctacgggatccttcaaagtctactCACATATATACTTGTCTTTGTAATccccaggtctaacgaacccactgttagctacgggatccttcaaagtctactCACATATATACTTGTCTTTGTAATCCGTATATACTCATAGGaaagtattttaaaacaatataagGCATTttggttcttatcaaatcatgtaatttCGTTTCGATAGCAGTAAATTCAAGTAACATTAAAGCATATCTAATGACaacaagaatatttaaaacaacggtaatcatctcaaataactatttcggtatcatatcgagtaaaagatTTGTCCCACATGTAACTTAAAATAATCGGTAATATATTTATATTAAATATTATATGTAAATCATGTAAGTTATGAAAATACAAATTGcaataagattactactcacgGTATTCGAGCTGAAATACCAAATGCTTCACCTCGAGCAATTCGTACAACTTCCTCCGATCAATCTATAGTTACATAAtatcgatctcatgttaatttCCATGTTTAGGCTAATTCATAGCTAATTTAGAATACCCAACCCTCAAGGTTTCATATTTAACTCTTAATTCGCCGAATTATATTTACCCACGGGATAAGTAATTACTAATTTATCAACTCCAACCTATTCATATATTTTATTAACCTATTTTCATAAAGTTCTATGGATTCTTCAGGAAGAAAATTCTTGATTACGTGATTGAATTAGTATAATTTCTAAGAAAATTCTTAATTACTCTTTAGAATCTTTCGATCattgaaaacaaaattaaaatctACCAgaagaagaagttcaagtattacCAGTAAAATTCAATCAGTGCTTAAGATTCCTCAACAGTTATAGCTATGGTTCTAACGCACTGCATCAACTTCTTCctccttcttttctcttttccttctaACTTCTCTGCTcgtttttgtttttcatttctccTGAAGCTTTTGCTTCTCTCCCCTTCCCCTAACCCTTTTTAATTGGCAGATAGGGTTCTAATGGGCTTCGGCCCTTTTGTTTCAATTCCCTATcctttttcctccttttttttttatttttttttgttttattagttagttccttcttcttcttctttcctttggacttaatttttttttactaaatatCCAATATGTCCTTATTTAAAATATTGGGGTATTACAATATTAAGGTGAAATAGTTAAGTTTTCTAATGTCTTCTATTTTTACGGTACTTAAAATCTAGTCTTACAACTAATTAgatggattatatatatatctcaGGAAATATTAGTAAGTTGATTATTACAAAATGAAAGAAATACTGTCTCAGTTTAGTCAAACCTCTTTACAAATCCTCACTCCCATAGTATTAAAAACGTATTAAGTAAATACTACGTAAAACAAATATACATTGCTGCAAACACGTGTTTGTTCtcagttttattaattttatctgCATGTAACACAGTTTTGCAgcattttttttttattcaaaaGATAACATTCATTAATTATACCTGCGTACAGGAAGGTTAGTTCGTAGGTAGTACCCTATTACAAAGTAATAAACTATTACAAACCACTAAGCTACTATTAATATTTGAGTTGTTTATGGTATTCCTAATGGAACTATCATCATAACAACATTGCACATTTGATAGTTGTTGATGGCAATCACAGTTGTTGGCACCCTGAACAGCATTCCCTTGAATTGGTCTTGGGGTTGTTATAGCTTGACCGTCTTCTTCAAAGACCTTTTTAACAAAACCTGGGATTTCCTCAAAAGCGCTTGGCACATAGTTGATTCCAAAATTATGGCCTGCCTTCACTAATTGATCCGCTACCCTATTTTGTTCTTTGTACACATGTTGCACTAGTGGATCACCCAGCCTCAGTAGAAGGTACCTACAATAATTTATCATGTTAGCATATGCAAATTACCAGATTTTAACATAGTGATAACCTCCATTGCATCCAACTCCACCTCAAGTGGAACTAAACCATGTCCAAATGCCAATTTAAGTCCATGTATCAACGCATGCCATTCTGCAGAGAGGGAGGTGTTTCTTGCAACATTTCCTGAGAAGCCTAATATCCATTCTCCTTTGCAATTCTTGATTAGGCCGCCAATGCCATCTGTTGTGGATGAGTGTGCCCCATCTGTGTTCAACTTATACGTATTGCCCTTTGGAGGAATCCAGTTAACATGCTTTatacttttcattttctttttatgtgAATAAGCTGCTAAATACGAAGCTGTTTGTTGTGTTATATGTTTTATATTAACACTTTCCCGAGTTGATTTATAGATATTCTGATTTCGTGTTAGCCAAATATTCCAAAGACTTAGCGGTAAGTAAGTCTATGTATTCATATGATAAGGCAACTTTAAACCCTTGTAATTCATCAGCTCATAAAGCCAGTGTTGTGTATTTTGTAGGTGCATTAGTGCAGTGATATGTTGTAGTAGTCCTAATTGCTGCCAGTATCTTTTTGTATTTTCGCAATTAAGAAATATGTGTTTTATAGTTTCATCTTCCTGCTGGAAATATGGGGAAGTGCTATCTGATATAATAtttaatttcttaaaaaaaaaattacgtgTTGGTAGTCTGTTGTGGTAAAGAAGCCATATaaatgtttttatttttggttatATAGGTAACTTCCATATCCAAATGAATTTAGTAGAATTGTCCAtggtttgttctaggttttttCCCAAAGCTGTGTACATGGAATGAACCAATCCCATCCAGTTGAATTATAcaagtgtttaaccaaaaatctgagtccttggtcaaagctaaaaaagaaattcgggttactaataatcaggagacaaaaaataaaatacttttgagaacaatggtagaaggtaaatagataagtatttcaatgaattctcaatagtattccgtgtccttacaaatgatgatacttcttccttttatagatcattctaggtaaaggaataaagcctcagctttaatgatataatcatgagcaataaatgacattaaataagccgttatacaatcattcctattaaataccaactttataacgtatcaaacgtttaataatgaatttggactcctttctgtcatctgatccttgctttcaatgccttctaatccgttggctgtaaataatttaaattggtacgagactcgtatctatacgtcgtctcgtgcctatttaaattcttcttcccgtggctgtttttcaccgtgcctcttagtcaattgttgttctttgaccattcaactaatccacgtgtcatgccacatcatctttaatataaattcagtttttttccaatacagatagtccccccactttccattttttttatcaattaaataattgggaagtggatcttcatgtaaaaaGAACTTTTGTCAtaattaatgctcatgacagtactaacgtctcagcagtcttttccatttaatgttctgtccatgtgtcattttataattgattccgctattcatacccttcttcgagacttcttcattctcactatttacgaagtgatagctgcctttattataggcttttcatcattataCTTAAAAAGTTGAtggttcccattttacacataactttgtcttcctttgtcttcttcacaaatcttcagcacatacttccttcttaacaatgtcttcttcaaaccctaaccgtaaaaaagttccaattctagatcagttccccaacgcccctgttagacacagaagaggcggaggaagtaggcttcgaacagggttagaatctacgcgaGGCGGTTCCTCtagttcttcttcaaggagttttgtcccaaaagccccttcttctaaaagtagggaaattcttgatacttctcaagaaccctcagttgatgatatagttcccggcgatttgtcttttgaaagtgacaaaacgtctcttcaaaaacaaattaaaaatttagaaagagccgatacttacccaacattagtaaccgagcttacaatccccaccataagaagagattgtaactggaaggatagtctccgaatgtcaattccttccccaaatcaaagaatttcctcttttagaaatgggtattcttctgtttacacttaccccttcactttaggttttaatcctccgattgacccagttattctcgatttttgtcgtttctttacaatttgtttggcccaaattggtccattggtgtggagaacagtggcttgtttgagatatttatcatccaaggccaatgtcaattttACCTTTTCTCATATCATTCATCTATATCATCccaacttaatacgccatggggttttcaccttaactgcaaggagcaaaaaagttttggtaaaccCTGAGGATGataaagatcgtggatggtatatccgttacgttgtTGTCCGTACAGTGGAtttgattggcgaaacaaatattccctttcctgagaagtggaattttgaacgtaagTTTCCTCTTATTTACCatacctacttttgagaatttcaaaagtatgttgtttttaacctcgtcccttcttggttttttgtagcaacaatgggagatgtggaacctatttccaactttcgtggttgggtagactcacttttgaagattgctactagggagcagagaacttggaaatcaatttcttctttacatggctggaaagtcaaaacacatggtatcccccctttttaaaaaaaaattttgttttacatgttaagcattttttcctcaactttaatcatgtatatccattctttaatcaggatttggcattagaggaatgatagctgaagtagctatggccattcgcatgtctgcgaatgctgctctggatttagataaggctcgagccttgctgcctaaaagaaaagctacaaaggaaagttctgaagaagaagaggagggtacctccctaattaccaggccaagggccaggagacgaataatcattgataatgaaattgaaaacactcctgctcgtacctccgccaccgagcctgttttgattcaatctgatgaggatgccgaaccaagagataataatgagtcaattcagcacctttttgacagtggtttcgggagtggcgagctcggacctgtttttgatgaagctcctctttcctcatttgttcctatttcctccattcctctgccagCCGTAAGTGTTTCTTTACCAGCTTTAATAACTTCTATTTGTTTGCCAATTTCTACCGCTCCTATATTTGTTCccttggctgcttcgaccgcacCTGCTTCTGCTCCggtgttggtttctacatcttttccCTCCATTCCTTCCgctgctcctcttccctctgttcatcatacagagacaAGTTCTAGCATCGGAAATATGAcaatgagaagtgttactttggaggttcctgccaatcatagcctcctgaggaagaccggcagagccgatgtttggctcgaacctctaattggagatatcgagaagaagaagatggagagccatagctgcttaactttgatgaatgacgtagttcattctactttgaaggtatttctaccaacaagttttttttctcttttttttttttaaattatcttcaatttctcatttccatgacttacctttgtaggctaaccttattggcaCGGAATTAATGAAAAGAATTTCCTTACTGGAAAGAAaagctcgtgagtctgaaaattccatccacgaggctgaggaaatagctaggggagcccaacttgaagcaaccaattggaaggagcagttcgaaaatgctcaagggaccatagaagagttgcaagaagataaaaatctcctAGAGCAGCAAAACTgtggtttaacttctgaactggcaacagtcaaagcctcttcaagccaattgaaaagagacaaagagcttttggaatgctctttgtcagaacaattatccagagctagtgaagaagttagagagctgaaggcacttttggctaaaaaggaagaatatgcaggagagttagtgcaaagcttgactcaagctcaggctgacttacagacttcttctgacgagattcaagccttgaagagttctcatgcttctcttgaagcttcccttgattcccatttagctgaaaatcaaattttaaaaaacgatcttgctatgtgggaaaaggaatatggacttctagaggaaaattttaacatagaagtgagttgggctttcctaaattctcgtcgtgatgctttgacggaagctgctcaagagggttttgacttgcagtctgaactggccaaagtcatagataccatcgagaaaagccaacagtctactgatactccttctcctgccctTGAAGTTCCTGAAAATGTTGctattccagcttcagagggtgaaacttctacaacccagtctgtggaagttgaagcttccgtgacaACCCCCTcaattgaatgatggttttatcccttagtttttttaaaggattttttggagaaagtccccagttatcataatggggcacttgtataaacttttattgactaagtttctacttagtctttttaattatatcaagaagttttattagtacttcaatgtgttctactcttgccttttccttacttatttaggacttatagaatagtttagcatttttatcctttgaaaatgctttatgattcttcccatgacttattgacatgaggcttataaaagagggcccttttat from Nicotiana sylvestris chromosome 12, ASM39365v2, whole genome shotgun sequence encodes the following:
- the LOC138883845 gene encoding uncharacterized protein, translating into MSIPSPNQRISSFRNGYSSVYTYPFTLGFNPPIDPVILDFCRFFTICLAQIGPLVWRTVACLRYLSSKANVNFTFSHIIHLYHPNLIRHGVFTLTARSKKVLVNPEDDKDRGWYIRYVVVRTVDLIGETNIPFPEKWNFEPTMGDVEPISNFRGWVDSLLKIATREQRTWKSISSLHGWKVKTHGFGIRGMIAEVAMAIRMSANAALDLDKARALLPKRKATKESSEEEEEGTSLITRPRARRRIIIDNEIENTPARTSATEPVLIQSDEDAEPRDNNESIQHLFDSGFGSGELGPVFDEAPLSSFVPISSIPLPARQVLASEI
- the LOC138883844 gene encoding uncharacterized protein, whose protein sequence is MDAPPNFEEGQSTYGPSRFNGQYYGWWKTRMHDFIMAEDFELWDIIYDGPYVPRKVLEEFPFSMAKTSKEYIDADKKGSREEFSCQEDSAHEGTTQVKQSKIDMLTIEYELFRMKDNESIQDMHTRFTSIINELHSLGETVLRNKLVRKILSTLPSPWESKVNVITESKDLQELTTEELIGN